A window from Tenacibaculum singaporense encodes these proteins:
- a CDS encoding GNAT family N-acetyltransferase, with translation MKVQQEDNDKKGEFYIEVEGNRAALMTYTWAGKDKLIIDHTEVGDALRGKGAGYRLVAASVEFARSKNIKILPLCPFAKSVFDKKPEYSDVLA, from the coding sequence ATGAAAGTACAGCAAGAAGACAATGATAAAAAAGGGGAGTTCTATATTGAAGTTGAAGGGAATAGAGCTGCTTTAATGACGTATACTTGGGCAGGTAAGGATAAATTAATTATAGATCATACTGAAGTTGGTGATGCTTTAAGAGGAAAAGGAGCAGGATATAGGTTGGTAGCAGCCTCAGTAGAGTTTGCTAGAAGTAAAAATATCAAAATACTTCCATTATGCCCATTTGCTAAATCAGTTTTTGATAAAAAGCCTGAATACTCAGACGTTTTAGCTTAA
- the lpdA gene encoding dihydrolipoyl dehydrogenase, with product MKYDVLIIGSGPGGYVTAIRASQLGFKTAVVEKENLGGICLNWGCIPTKALLKSAQVYDYLKHVDEYGLKAEAIDKDFEAVIKRSRGVAEGMSKGVQFLMKKNKIDIIDGFGKVKPGKKVDVTDKDGKVTEYSADHIIIATGARSRELPSLPQDGKKVIGYREAMSLPTQPKSMIVVGSGAIGVEFAHFYNSMGTDVTVVEFMPTIVPVEDKDVSKQMERSFKKAGIKVMTSSSVESVDTSGDGVKATVKTKKGEEVLEADIVLSAVGIKTNIENIGIEDVGIITDRDKILVNDWYQTNIPGYYAIGDVTPGPALAHVASAEGITCVEKIAGLHTEAIDYGNIPGCTYATPEIASVGLTEEQAKEKGYELKIGKFPFSASGKAKAAGTPDGFVKVIFDAKYGEWLGCHMIGAGVTDMIAEAVLGRKLETTGHEVLKAIHPHPTMSEAVMEAVADAYDEVIHL from the coding sequence ATGAAATACGACGTACTAATAATTGGAAGTGGTCCTGGAGGTTATGTAACTGCTATTAGAGCCTCTCAATTAGGATTTAAAACCGCTGTAGTAGAGAAAGAAAACTTAGGTGGAATTTGCTTAAACTGGGGATGTATTCCTACCAAAGCTTTATTAAAATCTGCTCAAGTATATGATTATTTAAAACATGTTGATGAGTATGGTTTAAAAGCAGAAGCTATCGATAAAGATTTCGAAGCTGTTATTAAACGTAGTCGTGGTGTTGCTGAAGGAATGAGCAAAGGTGTTCAGTTCTTAATGAAGAAAAATAAAATTGATATCATCGACGGTTTTGGAAAGGTTAAACCTGGAAAAAAAGTAGATGTTACTGATAAAGATGGTAAAGTAACTGAGTATTCGGCAGATCATATTATCATTGCAACTGGAGCTCGTTCTCGTGAATTACCAAGCTTACCTCAAGATGGTAAAAAAGTAATTGGTTACCGTGAAGCTATGAGTTTACCAACGCAACCTAAATCGATGATTGTTGTAGGTTCTGGTGCCATTGGAGTTGAGTTTGCTCACTTCTATAACTCAATGGGAACTGATGTAACTGTTGTTGAATTTATGCCAACAATTGTTCCTGTAGAAGATAAAGATGTTTCTAAACAAATGGAGCGTTCTTTCAAAAAAGCGGGAATTAAAGTAATGACTAGTTCTTCTGTAGAATCTGTTGACACTTCTGGTGACGGAGTAAAAGCGACTGTAAAAACTAAAAAAGGAGAAGAAGTTTTAGAAGCTGATATCGTATTATCTGCTGTTGGAATTAAAACAAATATTGAAAACATCGGTATAGAAGATGTTGGGATCATTACTGATAGAGATAAAATCTTAGTAAACGACTGGTATCAAACTAACATTCCAGGATACTATGCGATTGGTGATGTAACTCCTGGTCCTGCATTAGCACACGTTGCTTCAGCAGAAGGAATTACTTGTGTTGAGAAAATCGCAGGTTTACATACTGAAGCCATCGACTACGGAAACATTCCTGGTTGTACCTATGCTACTCCTGAAATTGCTTCTGTTGGTTTAACAGAAGAACAAGCAAAGGAAAAAGGTTACGAATTAAAGATTGGTAAATTCCCATTCTCTGCATCTGGTAAAGCAAAAGCCGCTGGTACTCCTGACGGTTTTGTAAAAGTTATTTTCGATGCTAAGTATGGTGAATGGTTAGGATGCCACATGATTGGTGCTGGTGTAACTGATATGATTGCTGAAGCTGTTTTAGGTCGTAAATTAGAAACTACTGGTCACGAAGTATTAAAAGCTATCCACCCTCACCCAACCATGAGTGAAGCAGTTATGGAAGCTGTAGCTGATGCTTATGATGAAGTAATTCACTTGTAA
- the ettA gene encoding energy-dependent translational throttle protein EttA produces the protein MSDDKKVIFSMNKVSKTYQSTGKQVLKDIYLSFFYGAKIGILGLNGSGKSTLLKIIAGVEKNYQGDVTFSPGYKVGYLEQEPQLDEGKTVLEVVKEGVAETVAILDEYNKINDMFGLEEVYSDADKMQKLMDRQAELQDKIDASNAWELDTKLEIAMDALRTPEGDKKIGVLSGGERRRVALCRLLLQEPEILLLDEPTNHLDAESVHWLEHHLAQYKGTVIAVTHDRYFLDNVAGWILELDRGEGIPWKGNYSSWLDQKSKRLAQESKTASKRQKTLERELEWVRQGAKGRQTKQKARLKNYEKLMSQDQKQTEEKLEIYIPNGPRLGTNVIEATGVSKAYGDKLLYENLEFNLPQAGIVGIIGPNGAGKTTIFRMIMGEETPDAGSFKVGETAKIAYVDQSHSNIDPEKSIWENFSEGQDLVMMGGKQVNSRAYLSRFNFSGSEQNKKVATLSGGERNRLHLAMTLKEEGNVLLLDEPTNDLDVNTLRALEEGLENFAGCAVVISHDRWFLDRICTHILAFEGDSQVYFFEGSFSDYEENKKKRLGGDLMPKRIKYKKLIR, from the coding sequence ATGAGCGACGATAAAAAAGTCATTTTTTCAATGAATAAGGTCTCTAAGACCTATCAAAGTACAGGGAAACAAGTTCTTAAAGATATCTATTTAAGTTTCTTTTATGGAGCTAAAATTGGTATTTTAGGTTTAAACGGTTCAGGTAAATCTACCTTATTAAAAATTATAGCAGGAGTAGAAAAAAACTACCAAGGAGATGTTACGTTCTCTCCAGGTTATAAAGTAGGGTATTTAGAACAAGAACCTCAGTTAGACGAAGGTAAAACCGTTTTAGAAGTTGTTAAAGAAGGAGTAGCGGAAACAGTTGCTATTTTAGATGAGTACAACAAAATAAACGATATGTTTGGCTTAGAAGAAGTGTATTCTGATGCAGACAAGATGCAAAAATTGATGGATCGTCAAGCTGAGTTGCAAGATAAAATTGATGCTTCTAACGCATGGGAACTTGATACCAAGCTAGAAATAGCTATGGATGCGTTACGTACGCCAGAAGGAGATAAGAAAATAGGAGTATTATCAGGAGGAGAGCGTCGTCGTGTTGCCTTATGTCGTTTATTATTACAAGAACCAGAAATTTTATTATTAGATGAGCCTACCAACCACTTAGATGCAGAATCTGTACATTGGTTAGAGCACCATTTAGCACAATATAAAGGAACGGTAATCGCAGTAACGCATGACCGTTATTTCTTAGATAACGTTGCAGGTTGGATTTTAGAATTGGATAGAGGTGAAGGTATTCCATGGAAAGGAAACTATTCATCTTGGTTAGACCAAAAATCTAAACGTTTAGCTCAAGAAAGTAAAACGGCTTCTAAGCGTCAAAAAACTTTAGAACGAGAGTTAGAATGGGTACGTCAAGGAGCAAAAGGTCGTCAAACAAAGCAAAAAGCACGTTTGAAGAACTACGAAAAGTTAATGAGCCAAGACCAAAAGCAAACGGAAGAAAAATTAGAAATATACATTCCTAATGGTCCTCGTTTAGGAACGAACGTAATTGAAGCTACGGGAGTTTCTAAAGCTTATGGAGATAAATTATTATATGAAAATTTAGAATTCAACCTACCACAAGCCGGAATTGTAGGAATTATTGGTCCGAATGGTGCAGGTAAAACCACTATTTTTAGAATGATAATGGGGGAAGAAACTCCAGATGCTGGAAGTTTTAAAGTAGGAGAAACTGCTAAAATTGCTTATGTAGATCAGTCACATTCAAATATAGATCCTGAAAAGTCTATTTGGGAGAACTTCTCTGAAGGTCAAGATTTAGTGATGATGGGAGGTAAGCAAGTAAATTCAAGAGCTTATTTAAGTCGTTTTAACTTCTCGGGAAGTGAGCAAAACAAAAAGGTAGCAACCTTATCAGGAGGGGAGCGTAACCGTTTGCATTTAGCAATGACGTTAAAGGAAGAAGGTAACGTATTGTTATTAGATGAGCCAACAAACGATTTAGATGTAAATACCTTACGAGCTTTAGAAGAAGGTTTAGAAAATTTTGCAGGATGTGCTGTAGTAATTAGTCACGACCGTTGGTTCTTAGATCGTATTTGTACACACATTTTAGCTTTTGAAGGAGATAGTCAAGTGTATTTCTTTGAAGGTTCTTTCTCTGATTATGAAGAGAATAAAAAGAAACGTTTAGGAGGGGATTTAATGCCTAAGCGAATTAAATATAAAAAGTTAATCAGATAA
- a CDS encoding phosphoribosylpyrophosphate synthetase, giving the protein MYTYDTLSEALKDLHKRGFTLDFNLKENEIESKNTKEFFSPDFFEVVEVHRFEGMSSTGDNSVVYAIQTKTGVKGVLVDAYGVYADSLSSEMIQKLKIVR; this is encoded by the coding sequence ATGTATACATATGATACACTTTCAGAAGCATTAAAAGATTTACATAAAAGAGGATTTACTCTTGATTTTAACTTAAAAGAAAATGAAATAGAGAGTAAAAATACTAAGGAATTTTTCTCACCAGATTTCTTTGAAGTAGTAGAGGTACATCGTTTTGAAGGAATGAGCAGTACTGGAGATAACTCTGTCGTCTATGCAATTCAGACAAAAACTGGTGTTAAAGGAGTTTTAGTTGATGCTTATGGGGTTTATGCAGACTCACTTTCTTCAGAAATGATTCAAAAATTAAAAATAGTGCGATAA
- a CDS encoding glutaredoxin family protein produces MKIVLYGRKGHAHTVAYKNFLKSAEVPFEYKDVSVDDEAKEHTKELYEGQVKYPTLFVDDEVYLTPSSDTFNKLMQDLKLKG; encoded by the coding sequence ATGAAGATAGTTTTATACGGCAGAAAAGGACATGCACATACAGTTGCATATAAAAACTTTCTAAAATCTGCAGAAGTACCATTTGAATACAAAGATGTTTCTGTTGATGATGAAGCAAAAGAACACACTAAAGAATTGTATGAAGGTCAAGTTAAATATCCAACACTATTTGTTGATGATGAAGTGTATTTGACACCATCATCAGATACTTTCAACAAATTAATGCAAGACTTAAAGTTAAAAGGGTAA
- the argS gene encoding arginine--tRNA ligase, whose product MNIQSLIETKVKEGFLALYDVEIPSVEFQATRKDFEGDITVVVFPLLRYKKGNPVQIGEDLGKYLVENINKITSYNVVKGFLNLVIDDSFYVNFFNQIATDSTYGFVKEDETDARMVEYSSPNTNKPLHLGHVRNVLLGYSVAEILKAAGHKVYKTQIINDRGIHICKSMLAWKKFGEGETPESTGLKGDKLVGNYYVKFDQEYKKEISNLVASGVPEDDAKKQAPLFVEAQEMLRKWEAGDKEVVALWEMMNGWVYKGFDVTYENIGVNFDKLYYESNTYLLGKDIIEEGLQNGVFFKKEDGSVWCDLTDEGLDEKLVLRSDGTAVYMTQDIGTAIQRSKDFPDVNGMVYTVGNEQDYHFKVLFLILQKLGYSWAKQLFHLSYGMVDLPSGKMKSREGTVVDADDLMNEMTNTAREISQELGKLEGYSDEEKEALYKIIGLGALKYFILKVDPKKRILFDPQASVDFQGNTGPFVQYTYARIQSILRKADFDYSGSLSGVEVELHEKEKELIKQLEQYPEVIQQAASNYSPAVIANYTYDLVKEFNSFYQNVSILGEENQDKKVFRVQLSKKVADTIKSAFKLLGIQVPERM is encoded by the coding sequence ATGAATATTCAATCGTTAATAGAAACGAAAGTAAAAGAAGGATTTTTAGCCTTGTATGATGTAGAAATTCCTAGTGTAGAATTTCAAGCAACCCGTAAAGATTTCGAAGGTGACATTACTGTTGTTGTCTTCCCATTACTACGGTACAAAAAAGGAAATCCTGTTCAAATTGGTGAAGATTTAGGAAAGTATCTAGTTGAAAACATCAACAAAATTACTAGCTACAATGTCGTAAAAGGTTTTTTAAACTTAGTTATTGATGATTCTTTCTACGTAAACTTTTTTAATCAAATAGCTACAGATTCAACTTATGGTTTCGTAAAAGAAGACGAAACAGATGCACGTATGGTGGAGTATTCTTCTCCTAACACTAACAAGCCTTTACACTTAGGGCATGTTCGTAATGTATTGTTAGGATATTCAGTTGCTGAAATTTTAAAAGCTGCGGGACATAAAGTTTACAAAACACAAATTATCAACGATCGTGGTATCCATATTTGTAAGTCAATGTTAGCTTGGAAAAAATTTGGAGAAGGAGAAACTCCTGAATCTACTGGATTAAAAGGCGATAAACTGGTTGGAAATTACTACGTAAAATTCGATCAAGAATATAAAAAAGAAATTAGCAACCTAGTCGCTTCTGGTGTTCCTGAAGACGATGCTAAAAAACAAGCTCCTTTATTTGTTGAAGCACAAGAAATGTTACGTAAGTGGGAAGCTGGTGATAAGGAAGTTGTTGCTCTTTGGGAAATGATGAATGGATGGGTGTACAAAGGTTTCGACGTTACTTATGAAAACATCGGAGTTAACTTTGATAAATTATACTATGAAAGTAACACCTATTTATTAGGAAAAGATATTATTGAGGAAGGTTTACAAAATGGAGTTTTCTTCAAAAAAGAAGACGGTTCTGTTTGGTGTGATTTAACTGACGAAGGACTAGACGAAAAGCTAGTATTACGTTCTGATGGAACTGCCGTGTATATGACACAAGATATCGGTACTGCTATTCAACGCTCTAAAGACTTTCCTGATGTAAACGGAATGGTATATACCGTAGGTAATGAACAAGATTACCACTTTAAAGTGTTATTCTTAATCTTACAGAAACTAGGATACTCTTGGGCGAAACAATTGTTCCATTTAAGTTATGGAATGGTTGATTTACCTTCAGGAAAAATGAAATCTCGTGAGGGTACTGTAGTTGATGCCGATGATTTAATGAATGAAATGACCAACACTGCTCGTGAAATTTCACAAGAATTAGGAAAGTTAGAAGGGTATTCTGATGAAGAGAAAGAGGCATTATATAAAATAATTGGTTTAGGTGCTTTAAAATATTTCATTTTAAAAGTAGATCCTAAAAAGAGAATTTTGTTTGACCCACAAGCTTCGGTAGACTTTCAGGGGAATACAGGTCCTTTTGTACAATATACCTATGCAAGAATTCAATCGATCTTACGTAAAGCTGATTTTGACTACAGTGGTTCACTGAGTGGAGTCGAAGTGGAATTACACGAGAAAGAAAAAGAATTAATCAAACAATTAGAACAATATCCTGAAGTAATTCAACAAGCAGCGAGTAACTATTCTCCTGCTGTGATTGCCAATTACACATATGATTTGGTAAAAGAGTTCAACTCATTCTATCAAAACGTATCCATTTTAGGAGAAGAAAATCAAGATAAAAAAGTATTTAGAGTTCAGTTATCTAAAAAAGTAGCTGACACTATAAAATCTGCATTCAAATTATTAGGAATTCAAGTTCCTGAAAGAATGTAA
- a CDS encoding CAL67264 family membrane protein, protein MNKNTVLGWATLIMVLMGILLIGLAVFKYDEIAGYGFGAVGLGFFANAWVFNALKGRV, encoded by the coding sequence ATGAACAAAAACACTGTCCTAGGTTGGGCAACGCTTATAATGGTATTAATGGGGATTTTACTTATTGGATTAGCAGTATTTAAATATGATGAAATAGCAGGGTATGGATTTGGAGCTGTTGGTTTAGGTTTTTTTGCAAATGCATGGGTGTTTAATGCCCTAAAAGGAAGAGTTTAA
- a CDS encoding YkgJ family cysteine cluster protein, with protein MDKDLENLPKLAKDALQENKKYFQRLKKRTPKRLDLLMQELHDEEFERTDCLECANCCKTTSPIFTEKDIERIAKHLKMKVIDFTNQYLQRDEDNFMVLQSAPCTFLDESDNTCFIYDVRPKACSEYPHTNRKKFIQLADLTIKNTEVCPATYRIVEELKRRLPQSGSSKK; from the coding sequence ATGGATAAAGACCTTGAAAACTTACCAAAATTAGCCAAAGACGCTTTACAAGAAAATAAGAAGTATTTTCAACGATTAAAAAAGCGTACCCCTAAACGTTTAGATTTATTGATGCAAGAGTTGCATGACGAAGAATTTGAACGTACCGACTGTTTAGAATGTGCAAATTGTTGTAAAACGACTTCACCAATCTTTACTGAAAAAGATATAGAGCGCATTGCAAAACACTTAAAAATGAAGGTGATTGATTTTACCAATCAATATTTACAGCGAGATGAAGATAATTTCATGGTCTTACAATCTGCTCCGTGTACTTTTCTAGATGAATCAGATAATACGTGTTTTATTTATGATGTACGTCCTAAAGCTTGCTCAGAATATCCACATACTAATCGTAAAAAGTTTATCCAATTAGCAGATTTAACTATTAAAAACACGGAGGTTTGTCCTGCAACTTACAGGATAGTAGAGGAGTTGAAAAGACGTTTGCCACAATCGGGGAGTTCAAAAAAATAA
- a CDS encoding oxidoreductase has protein sequence MKYKHIFEPLDLGFTTLKNRVLMGSMHTGLEEEKNGIERIAAYYAERARGGVGLIVTGGIAPNIQGWTAPFSARMSTKKHAREHKVITEAVHKEGGKICMQILHSGRYGYHPFNVAPSKIKSPITPFKPFALKQSGIRRTVKDFVNCAKLSQEAGYDGVEIMGSEGYLINQFIVTRTNKRTDDYGGKYENRIRLAVELVRKIREAVGESFIIIYRLSMLDLVEQGSSWEEVVQLGKEIEKAGATIINTGIGWHEARIPTIATSVPRAAFTWVTQKMKEELSIPLVTSNRINMPDTAEKVLAEGHADMISMARPFLADPEWVNKAKEERVDEINTCIACNQACLDHAFQKKVASCLVNPRACHETELNYNPTSKKKKIAVVGAGPAGLAASTVAAQRGHDVTLFDADKETGGQFNIAKQIPGKEEFYETIRYFNKQLELHKVNVKLNTRVTAEDLYNGNFDEVILATGITPRTPRIEGIEHEKVLSYIDVVKLKKPVGNRVAVIGAGGIGFDVSEYLAHEGESTSLNVDAWLEEWGIDKTLGARAGIEGVAPKIHPSPREIFMFKRSSGKFGGKLGKTTGWIHRSVLKRKKVQFINEVQYTKIDDEGLHYVQNEEQKVLPVDNVIICAGQVPFKELLEPLEAKGMKVHVIGGADVAAELDAKRAINQGSRLAAEL, from the coding sequence ATGAAATACAAACATATTTTTGAGCCATTAGATTTAGGTTTTACTACTTTAAAAAACCGAGTGTTAATGGGGTCTATGCATACTGGTTTAGAAGAAGAAAAAAATGGAATAGAGCGAATCGCTGCTTATTATGCAGAACGTGCGCGTGGAGGAGTAGGTTTGATTGTTACAGGAGGAATTGCTCCTAATATTCAAGGATGGACAGCGCCTTTTTCTGCTCGTATGAGCACAAAAAAACATGCCCGTGAACACAAAGTAATTACAGAAGCTGTTCATAAAGAAGGAGGTAAAATATGTATGCAAATTTTACATTCAGGGCGCTATGGATATCATCCATTTAACGTAGCGCCTTCAAAAATCAAATCACCAATAACACCTTTCAAACCATTTGCCCTAAAGCAATCAGGAATAAGAAGAACGGTAAAAGACTTTGTAAACTGTGCTAAATTATCACAAGAAGCAGGATATGATGGAGTAGAAATTATGGGGTCTGAAGGATATTTAATCAATCAGTTTATAGTAACGAGAACTAATAAAAGAACCGATGATTATGGAGGGAAGTATGAAAATAGAATTCGTTTAGCAGTAGAATTAGTTCGTAAAATTAGAGAAGCTGTTGGAGAGAGCTTTATTATTATCTATCGTTTATCGATGCTAGATTTGGTAGAACAAGGAAGTTCTTGGGAAGAAGTAGTACAGTTAGGAAAAGAAATAGAAAAAGCTGGAGCTACTATTATCAATACAGGTATTGGTTGGCATGAAGCACGAATTCCTACTATTGCAACCTCAGTACCTAGAGCTGCTTTTACTTGGGTAACCCAAAAAATGAAAGAAGAATTATCTATTCCATTAGTTACTTCTAACCGAATAAATATGCCAGATACTGCTGAAAAAGTTTTGGCAGAAGGGCATGCAGATATGATTTCAATGGCACGTCCATTTTTAGCGGATCCAGAATGGGTAAACAAAGCGAAAGAAGAAAGAGTAGATGAAATAAACACTTGTATAGCTTGTAACCAAGCTTGTTTAGATCATGCATTTCAGAAGAAAGTGGCAAGTTGCTTGGTAAACCCAAGAGCATGTCACGAAACAGAGCTTAACTACAATCCAACTTCAAAAAAGAAGAAAATAGCTGTTGTAGGAGCCGGACCAGCTGGTTTAGCAGCTTCAACTGTAGCAGCACAAAGAGGGCACGATGTAACCTTATTTGATGCAGATAAAGAAACAGGAGGGCAATTCAATATTGCAAAACAGATTCCAGGAAAAGAAGAGTTTTATGAAACCATTCGTTACTTTAATAAGCAATTAGAATTGCACAAGGTAAATGTAAAGTTAAACACAAGAGTTACCGCAGAAGATTTATACAATGGTAATTTTGATGAGGTTATTTTAGCGACAGGAATTACGCCTAGAACTCCTAGAATTGAAGGAATCGAACATGAAAAAGTATTGAGTTACATAGATGTTGTAAAATTAAAGAAACCTGTAGGTAATCGTGTTGCGGTTATTGGAGCGGGAGGAATTGGTTTTGACGTTTCAGAATATTTAGCTCACGAAGGAGAAAGTACTTCTTTAAATGTAGATGCTTGGTTAGAAGAGTGGGGAATAGATAAAACTTTGGGAGCACGTGCTGGAATAGAAGGAGTTGCTCCAAAAATTCATCCTTCACCTAGAGAAATATTTATGTTCAAACGTAGTTCCGGAAAGTTTGGAGGAAAATTAGGTAAAACTACCGGGTGGATTCATCGTTCAGTATTAAAAAGAAAAAAAGTACAATTCATAAATGAAGTACAATACACAAAAATAGATGATGAAGGGTTGCATTATGTTCAAAATGAAGAACAAAAAGTGTTACCAGTTGATAATGTAATTATTTGTGCAGGTCAAGTTCCATTTAAAGAATTGTTAGAGCCGTTAGAAGCTAAAGGAATGAAAGTACATGTAATTGGAGGTGCTGATGTTGCGGCAGAATTAGATGCAAAGAGAGCCATAAACCAAGGAAGTAGGTTAGCTGCTGAACTCTAG
- a CDS encoding sterol desaturase family protein — protein MEILIHYFETIPSSHRSIILVGGITFFWLLEGAVPLFSFKYNKWKHAWPNLFFTATTVIINFVLAFLLLKTADWVQANDFGLINWLPEMPLWLYVLLGVLFLDFFGAYLAHLVEHKVKPLWMVHLVHHSDHKVDTTTANRHHPIESVIRFIFTLIGVFLVGTPIAIVMLYQSMSLVFTQLTHANIKMPKKLDKVLSYVIVSPDMHKVHHHNVLPYTDSNYGNIFSIWDRLLGTYMELDREKIVYGVDTFPDEKKNSDLLELLKQPFQGYRKPTNLKEIK, from the coding sequence GTGGAAATCCTTATACATTATTTTGAAACGATTCCTTCTAGTCATAGAAGTATTATTTTAGTTGGCGGAATTACTTTCTTTTGGTTATTGGAAGGTGCTGTACCATTATTTAGTTTTAAATACAATAAATGGAAACACGCATGGCCTAATTTGTTTTTTACTGCTACCACGGTAATTATCAATTTTGTATTGGCATTTTTATTGTTAAAGACAGCCGATTGGGTACAAGCAAATGACTTTGGATTAATCAACTGGTTACCTGAAATGCCATTGTGGTTGTACGTATTGTTAGGTGTATTATTTTTAGACTTCTTCGGAGCTTATTTAGCACATTTGGTAGAACATAAAGTAAAACCTTTGTGGATGGTACATTTAGTACATCATTCAGATCATAAGGTAGATACCACAACAGCGAATAGGCATCATCCGATAGAAAGTGTCATTCGTTTTATATTTACGTTAATAGGAGTGTTTTTAGTAGGAACTCCAATAGCTATAGTAATGTTGTACCAATCAATGTCATTGGTGTTTACGCAGTTAACACATGCTAACATAAAAATGCCTAAAAAGTTAGATAAGGTATTGAGTTATGTGATTGTATCACCCGATATGCACAAAGTACATCATCATAACGTATTGCCATATACAGATTCTAACTACGGAAACATCTTTTCTATTTGGGATCGCTTATTAGGAACGTATATGGAGTTAGATAGAGAAAAAATTGTGTACGGAGTAGATACATTTCCTGACGAGAAAAAGAATTCTGATTTGTTAGAGTTGTTAAAACAGCCGTTTCAAGGCTATCGAAAACCCACGAATTTAAAGGAAATTAAATAA
- a CDS encoding MarR family winged helix-turn-helix transcriptional regulator, with product MGDISKDINSKFPNNKIKAFINIKYTANWINSQENEFFKQYSISSQQFNILRILRGAKEAIKVQTIKDRMIERAPNATRLMDKLCEKNLIDRERCKHDRRVVYISITQQGKKLLRAIDDKLHLDFIENLTEEEATQLSDLLDKIRQ from the coding sequence ATGGGAGATATTTCAAAAGACATCAATTCAAAGTTTCCAAATAATAAAATTAAAGCGTTTATCAATATTAAATACACTGCTAATTGGATAAACAGTCAAGAAAATGAGTTTTTTAAGCAGTACAGTATTTCATCTCAACAATTTAATATTCTTCGTATTTTAAGAGGAGCAAAAGAAGCGATAAAAGTTCAAACAATAAAAGATAGAATGATTGAACGAGCTCCAAATGCTACTAGGTTAATGGATAAATTATGTGAGAAGAATTTAATAGATCGTGAAAGATGTAAGCATGATAGAAGAGTAGTTTATATAAGTATTACGCAACAAGGAAAAAAGTTATTAAGAGCAATAGACGATAAGTTGCATTTAGATTTTATTGAAAACTTAACAGAAGAAGAAGCTACGCAACTTAGTGATTTACTCGATAAAATTAGACAGTAG
- a CDS encoding (4Fe-4S)-binding protein, whose translation MSEAKEIVKKYSNEDITVVWKPNKCIHSKKCWKGLIQVFNPQNRPWINMDGATTERIKKQVEECPSGALSYISKREGSQAAAHTETKVEALEDGPLLIYGTLHVTNPDGTTEKKNKTTAFCRCGASHNKPYCDGTHVKVEFKG comes from the coding sequence ATGTCAGAAGCAAAGGAAATTGTAAAAAAATATAGTAATGAAGATATTACTGTAGTTTGGAAGCCAAACAAGTGTATCCATTCAAAAAAATGTTGGAAAGGTTTGATACAGGTTTTTAATCCACAAAATAGACCTTGGATTAACATGGATGGAGCTACTACAGAAAGAATTAAAAAGCAAGTAGAGGAATGCCCATCAGGAGCTTTATCATACATTTCAAAAAGAGAAGGGAGTCAAGCAGCAGCTCATACAGAAACTAAGGTAGAAGCATTAGAAGATGGTCCTTTATTAATTTACGGAACTCTGCATGTAACTAATCCGGATGGTACAACAGAAAAGAAAAATAAAACAACTGCTTTTTGCAGGTGTGGGGCTTCTCATAACAAGCCATATTGTGATGGTACACATGTAAAAGTTGAGTTTAAAGGGTAA